From the Gemmatimonadota bacterium genome, the window ACTGTCGATTCCTGCATCAGCGCGCGGACCTGCGCTGCCAGGTAGGACAGCGCATCGGCGGGCGTCCGGATCCCATTGGCGGCCTCGTACACGGCCTGCCGCAGCAGATCGTTGGCCTCGGCCCAATAGGGGTTCAGGTGGAATCCGGGGATATCGGGCGCGAGTTCCGTCAGGCTTCTGCCCAGGACCTGCCCGTCCAGGTACGTCTCGGACTCGGCGTACACCGGGTTGGACCATGCGGACTTGATCGGCGGGATGATAAAGGTCTTGCGGTAACGGTTCGCGAGGGCCTCGTCGTCCATGTAGGCGAACTTGGCGAATTCCCAGGCGAGGTCCGGGTTTTCGGCCTGTTTGGTGACCGCGATCATGGTGCCGCCCCAGGTCGAGGTGCGTCGCTCGCCTTCCCGCCAGGCCGGCAGGGGCATGGCGCGCCATTTTCCCTCCAGCTCCGGGACGAACCTCCGTACGAAGCTGATGTACCAGTCCGGCGCCAGCACCCCCAGAATAATGCCTTCCTTCATGGCGGCGTAGCTGGCCGGGTCCTGTGAGAATTCGGGGATGGCCAGTTGCGCCTCGTTGAGCAGGCTGCAGTAGAATTCCAGGGTGGCAACGGCGATTTCGTTGTCGATGATGACCCCGCCGTCCTCATCGAACATGCCGCCGCCGTTCTGCAGGAGCAAAAGCCAGAAATGGCCGGGCTTGTGGGCGCTCAGCATGATCGGGTAGCGGTCGGGCCGCCCGTCGCCGTCGTCGTCGCGGGCGAGGGGCCTGGTCTCGCGGACGAAATCGTCCCAGGTTTCGATGGATGCCGGATCGATCCCCGCTTCCTGGTACACGTCGTGACGGTACAGAAGCATGACGGGATGGACATCGCGGGGCAGGCCGTATACCCGGCCGCCTAAGGACCAGGGCGCGAGCCGGGCCTGGACGAACTCATCCGTGATCCCTTCGCGCTCGATACGGTCGGTCAGGTCCACGAAGCCGATTTCCTCCTTCGTGCCCTTGAAAAACCTGCCTACCGATGAAATCTCGACTTCGGAAAGATCGGGTCCGCCGATGCCGGACAGGAAGGCGGCCAGGAGCTTGTCGTGTAATTTCGAGATCAGCCGAAGTTCGACCTTGACGCCGGGATGCGCCGCCTCGAACGCCGGAATCCTGGCGCTGAACTCATCGTAGTGCGTCTGTGCGAAGATCCAGAACTCCAGCGTGTCCGAGCGGTCGTCGCCGCGGAACACGATGACGGGAAAGGCCAGGAGGAAGAGCAGGCCGAAGATCAGGGGTGCCTTGCCGAGGTGGTTCATATGCTACGCCTGTTGCCGGCGAACGGGTGGACGGTCATACGCGGTCAACCATCTCCCATGGCCTTCCGGATCGGGGTCATCACGGGCTCGGTAACCGATTCGGGCGGCGGGGACGTGAAGAGCGACACCGCGACGCCCACGATGGAAGTGGCCATGAAACTCCATGCGACGGGCATGAGGCCTGGATTGGGCAGCCATTCGTAGAACATGGTGACGAGCACGGCGTTCCCGGCGACGATGGCCGTGATGGCGCCCGCGGCCGTGAACCGCCTCCAGTGCAGGCCGAGCAGCCAGATGGGGGTCAGCGTGACAAATCCGGAGAAGGACAACTGGGCGAGGGCGAAAATGGACGCCGGCCGGAGGATCACGATGTAGTAGGCGATCCCGCCGAGAATGACGAGGAACAGCCGGCCCAGCACCACCTGCCTGCGCTGGGACAGTCCGTACCACACGTCGCGGGTGAGCATGGACGACAGGG encodes:
- a CDS encoding sugar ABC transporter substrate-binding protein, with protein sequence MNHLGKAPLIFGLLFLLAFPVIVFRGDDRSDTLEFWIFAQTHYDEFSARIPAFEAAHPGVKVELRLISKLHDKLLAAFLSGIGGPDLSEVEISSVGRFFKGTKEEIGFVDLTDRIEREGITDEFVQARLAPWSLGGRVYGLPRDVHPVMLLYRHDVYQEAGIDPASIETWDDFVRETRPLARDDDGDGRPDRYPIMLSAHKPGHFWLLLLQNGGGMFDEDGGVIIDNEIAVATLEFYCSLLNEAQLAIPEFSQDPASYAAMKEGIILGVLAPDWYISFVRRFVPELEGKWRAMPLPAWREGERRTSTWGGTMIAVTKQAENPDLAWEFAKFAYMDDEALANRYRKTFIIPPIKSAWSNPVYAESETYLDGQVLGRSLTELAPDIPGFHLNPYWAEANDLLRQAVYEAANGIRTPADALSYLAAQVRALMQESTVATDEEGELRLPSPRIESTETE